The Providencia rettgeri genome includes a window with the following:
- the dcuD_3 gene encoding Putative cryptic C4-dicarboxylate transporter DcuD — MTGLIIAALVTALVVYLLARGYKPQPVLLLGGLLLLLLTASLDLNSLLPENKTTHFKYFDIFQIFTDIMSSRLAGLGLTLMAIAGFSRYMEHVGASRALFAIFEKPLKTIKSPYLLLVISFLVTQILVIFIPSHAGLGMLLMVTMYPILIRSGISPLSALAVIGCCQFIDHGPGSGNVIMAAKTADIEPAVYFVQYQLPVTIPIIIAVAITHFFIQRWWDKREGFVFDLSKIDTIKEDGGNKVPLSYALLPVIPLILIIGFSPLLHPYIKLEVTTAMIISTVIALIFEYVRLRDAKAVMDSFMLFFEGMGKQFVLVVSLIVSGEFFANGLLKSGAVDTLISAAQDAGFGIGAMIIVMSAILALAAFLMGSGNAAFFSFAALTPKIAAFLKVDVVTLILPMQIMTSFGRTVSPITAAIVAIAGIAGVSPFQIVKRTAIPMAVAAIVNLVVTFYFLYF; from the coding sequence ATGACAGGTTTAATCATTGCCGCGCTAGTTACAGCGCTGGTTGTTTACCTGCTGGCTCGAGGTTATAAGCCTCAGCCAGTCTTGTTGCTAGGGGGCTTGCTTTTGCTGCTCCTAACCGCATCTTTAGATCTTAATTCATTGTTACCAGAAAACAAAACTACGCATTTTAAGTACTTTGATATCTTCCAAATTTTTACTGATATCATGAGTTCTAGATTAGCAGGTCTAGGGTTAACATTAATGGCAATTGCTGGATTCTCCCGTTATATGGAGCATGTGGGGGCAAGTCGCGCATTATTTGCTATTTTTGAAAAGCCACTAAAGACTATTAAATCACCTTATTTGTTATTAGTGATTTCATTTTTAGTAACGCAAATTCTCGTTATTTTCATTCCAAGCCATGCCGGGTTGGGGATGCTACTAATGGTGACTATGTACCCAATATTAATTCGTTCAGGAATCAGTCCACTCTCTGCTTTAGCGGTTATCGGTTGTTGCCAGTTTATCGACCATGGACCCGGCTCTGGTAATGTCATTATGGCAGCAAAAACCGCAGATATTGAACCCGCCGTTTACTTTGTTCAGTATCAATTACCCGTAACTATCCCTATTATTATCGCAGTGGCAATCACCCATTTCTTTATCCAGCGTTGGTGGGATAAGCGTGAGGGGTTTGTTTTTGACTTGAGCAAAATTGATACCATTAAAGAAGATGGCGGTAATAAAGTTCCATTGTCTTACGCGTTGTTACCGGTTATTCCATTGATCTTAATTATCGGATTTAGCCCATTATTACATCCATATATTAAGTTGGAAGTCACCACTGCGATGATCATCAGTACGGTCATTGCACTGATTTTTGAATACGTCCGTTTACGTGATGCGAAAGCCGTCATGGACAGCTTTATGTTGTTCTTTGAAGGCATGGGGAAACAGTTTGTTTTAGTGGTTTCTTTGATTGTTTCAGGGGAGTTTTTCGCAAATGGATTACTCAAAAGTGGAGCGGTGGATACGTTAATTAGTGCTGCTCAAGATGCTGGCTTTGGTATCGGGGCGATGATTATTGTTATGAGTGCCATCCTTGCACTTGCGGCGTTCCTAATGGGCTCAGGGAATGCAGCATTCTTCTCTTTTGCTGCATTGACACCGAAAATTGCTGCTTTTCTCAAAGTGGATGTGGTGACGCTCATTTTACCAATGCAGATCATGACAAGCTTTGGACGTACAGTTTCACCTATCACTGCAGCAATTGTTGCAATTGCAGGGATTGCAGGGGTTTCACCGTTTCAAATAGTAAAACGGACGGCAATCCCAATGGCAGTTGCCGCAATAGTTAACCTTGTTGTAACTTTCTACTTCTTATACTTCTAA
- the papC_10 gene encoding Outer membrane usher protein papC precursor, which translates to MTLNFIHTPVLRITRPCRLGLLVALAISFGGHASDITFNMDMLDVNDRNNIDLSQFARPGYLMPGEYSFTVFLNKQSMPEETVFYYAPEGESDESLPCLNPALVEKFGIKPELMSTLKWWHEGQCLSLESLPGTEVKADLATSAMYISLPQAYLEYTAENWDPPARWEEGLPGALFDYNLNAQVGQQTRSGQQTNYSTSGNGVAGVNLGAWRVRADWQMRIDKQQGQSTTTSLDWTRYYVYRAIKSLGAKLTLGEDYLTSDIFDSFRFTGLSLVTDTNMLPPNLRGYAPEITGVAKSNATVIVSQQGRIIYQTQVAAGPFRIQDLNDALAGQIDVEVKEQDGSTQNFTVNTASVPYLTRPGQLRYKLAAGRPTNWRHHVSGDTFASGEFSWGVNNGWSLYGGGIGAENYASAAIGIGRDLMVFGALSFDITHARAHLTNLSDIGNKTYRGSSYRLSYSKRFDTYNSQVTFAGYRFSEQGFMSMSEYLDAQETGARQYNSKEMYTISYNQQFSELGLSAFINYYHQTYWDQPDNDRYSISLARYFDIGKWKNLSLNLTAYRNRYRESNDDGVYASLTVPWGEKSSVSYNSSWDKNDNSQRVSYYSTIDERNNYQLSTGWARSGALVSGYYTHQGDLAQLNANATYQQDRYRSAGFSLQGGFTATEKGAVLHRGSQIGGTRIFVDTDGVPNIPLRGYGSIVRTNRFGQAVISDVNSYYRNQISVDLNALPDEAQVSQSIKQGTLTEGAIGYRQFDVVAGNSAMALLRLSDNSTPPFGAIVLNGRGQQVGMVGDDGNTYLTGLNAKDTLQVRWDDQVQCEITLPDTLPEDEYLQASWLLPCHKPGAKAASPATIKTQSASRALEAMPKAAELVVPVVERTAPKEPSRWLQK; encoded by the coding sequence ATGACCCTGAATTTCATTCACACGCCTGTGTTACGGATAACTCGGCCTTGCAGATTAGGGCTTTTAGTCGCGTTGGCTATTAGCTTTGGTGGTCACGCATCCGATATTACATTTAATATGGATATGCTAGACGTCAATGATCGTAACAACATTGATTTAAGCCAATTTGCGCGTCCAGGCTATCTCATGCCTGGTGAATACAGTTTTACGGTTTTCTTAAACAAGCAAAGCATGCCGGAAGAAACTGTCTTTTACTATGCGCCTGAAGGTGAGTCGGATGAAAGCCTCCCTTGTCTGAACCCTGCTTTAGTTGAAAAATTCGGTATCAAGCCTGAATTGATGTCGACATTGAAGTGGTGGCACGAAGGACAGTGTTTATCACTTGAAAGTTTACCCGGAACTGAGGTTAAAGCCGACCTTGCGACTTCGGCTATGTATATTAGTTTGCCGCAAGCCTACCTCGAATATACCGCTGAGAATTGGGATCCTCCCGCACGCTGGGAAGAAGGGTTACCCGGCGCATTGTTTGATTACAACCTAAATGCACAAGTGGGCCAGCAAACCCGCTCTGGACAACAAACCAACTACAGTACCAGCGGTAATGGGGTTGCTGGTGTTAACTTAGGTGCTTGGCGTGTTCGCGCTGACTGGCAAATGCGTATTGATAAGCAGCAAGGACAAAGCACGACCACATCATTAGATTGGACTCGTTATTATGTCTACCGAGCAATCAAATCATTAGGTGCAAAACTCACTTTAGGTGAGGATTATTTAACCTCTGATATTTTTGATAGTTTCAGATTTACAGGGCTTAGCCTGGTTACCGATACCAATATGCTTCCACCCAATCTACGTGGATATGCACCAGAAATTACTGGGGTCGCAAAAAGTAATGCGACAGTTATTGTGAGCCAGCAAGGACGAATTATTTATCAAACTCAAGTCGCTGCGGGTCCATTTCGTATCCAAGACTTGAATGATGCATTAGCTGGGCAAATCGATGTTGAAGTTAAAGAACAAGACGGCTCAACACAGAATTTCACTGTCAATACTGCAAGTGTTCCGTATTTAACACGCCCTGGACAACTGCGTTACAAATTAGCCGCTGGGCGCCCAACAAATTGGCGCCATCATGTTAGTGGCGATACCTTCGCAAGTGGCGAGTTCTCTTGGGGAGTTAACAACGGCTGGTCACTGTATGGGGGTGGAATTGGTGCGGAAAACTATGCATCCGCGGCTATAGGGATTGGTCGTGACTTAATGGTATTCGGTGCATTGTCATTCGATATCACTCATGCTCGGGCGCATCTAACCAACCTAAGTGATATTGGCAACAAAACGTATCGTGGGAGCTCATATCGTTTAAGTTACTCTAAACGTTTTGATACCTATAACAGCCAAGTGACATTTGCAGGATATCGATTCTCTGAGCAAGGTTTTATGAGTATGTCTGAGTATTTGGATGCGCAGGAAACAGGTGCTCGCCAATACAACAGCAAAGAAATGTACACCATCTCTTATAACCAACAATTTTCAGAGTTAGGACTAAGTGCGTTCATTAACTATTACCATCAAACCTATTGGGATCAACCCGATAACGACCGCTATAGTATTTCGTTAGCGCGCTACTTTGATATTGGTAAATGGAAGAATCTTAGCCTCAACTTGACGGCCTATCGAAATCGTTATCGTGAAAGTAATGATGATGGCGTATATGCGTCACTCACAGTGCCTTGGGGTGAAAAAAGCTCCGTTAGTTATAACAGTAGTTGGGATAAAAATGATAACTCACAACGTGTGAGTTACTACAGCACCATCGATGAGAGAAATAACTATCAGCTAAGTACCGGATGGGCGCGTTCAGGTGCGCTCGTGAGTGGCTATTACACTCATCAGGGGGACTTAGCACAGCTCAACGCAAACGCAACGTACCAACAAGACCGTTATCGGTCTGCGGGGTTCTCTTTGCAAGGTGGTTTCACCGCAACAGAGAAAGGTGCCGTACTGCATCGTGGTAGTCAAATTGGCGGTACTCGCATATTTGTTGATACCGATGGTGTACCTAATATTCCACTACGTGGTTACGGCTCTATTGTGCGTACCAACCGCTTTGGACAAGCCGTTATTAGTGACGTGAATAGCTATTACCGTAACCAAATTAGCGTTGATTTGAATGCATTACCAGATGAAGCGCAAGTGTCTCAATCTATAAAGCAAGGCACTTTAACAGAAGGGGCAATTGGCTACCGTCAATTTGATGTTGTCGCAGGAAACAGTGCGATGGCGTTGTTAAGGCTATCGGACAATAGCACACCACCTTTCGGAGCAATAGTCTTAAACGGTCGTGGTCAGCAAGTCGGTATGGTGGGTGATGATGGAAATACCTATCTTACTGGTTTAAATGCAAAAGATACCTTGCAAGTTCGTTGGGATGACCAAGTGCAGTGTGAAATCACACTCCCTGATACCTTGCCAGAAGATGAATATTTACAGGCAAGCTGGTTACTACCGTGCCACAAACCGGGAGCAAAAGCCGCATCGCCAGCGACCATAAAGACACAATCAGCGAGTCGTGCATTAGAAGCAATGCCGAAAGCAGCAGAACTTGTTGTGCCTGTAGTTGAAAGAACGGCGCCAAAGGAACCAAGTCGCTGGTTACAAAAATAA
- the smfA_8 gene encoding Fimbria A protein precursor: MANTSRMLRYVGLGSLALNLFSNMAMGTALNKVDNWDVDGSHGTLYVHGALTESACRLAMSSAYQTINLGTVGTGQLQHVGQTGNPVAIELRLEDCLSGESRSRTAQGNLLWSQQMPSMKIRFLAPIDTQDPRLAAVIGVQGIGLQLSDAARSPINLGEYSTPQLVSPGQNQLTYYVTPVRTSAQLNAGAYQALIRFQVSYE, encoded by the coding sequence ATGGCAAACACAAGCAGGATGCTCCGTTATGTGGGCTTAGGAAGTTTAGCGCTGAATTTATTCAGTAACATGGCGATGGGAACAGCTCTAAATAAAGTTGATAACTGGGATGTAGATGGTTCACATGGCACGCTATATGTCCATGGGGCCTTGACGGAAAGTGCTTGTCGTTTAGCAATGTCATCAGCATATCAAACTATTAATTTAGGTACTGTGGGAACCGGACAGCTTCAGCATGTCGGGCAAACAGGTAATCCTGTTGCGATTGAGCTACGTTTAGAAGATTGTCTAAGTGGTGAAAGCCGCAGCCGCACTGCACAGGGGAATCTTTTGTGGAGCCAACAAATGCCTTCAATGAAGATCCGCTTTTTGGCTCCTATAGATACTCAAGACCCGCGCTTGGCAGCTGTTATCGGTGTTCAGGGGATTGGCCTGCAATTAAGTGATGCAGCGCGTTCACCAATTAACTTAGGTGAGTACAGTACACCACAGTTGGTTTCACCTGGGCAAAACCAATTAACTTACTATGTAACGCCGGTACGTACCTCCGCTCAACTAAATGCTGGAGCTTATCAGGCGTTAATTAGATTTCAGGTAAGTTATGAATAG
- a CDS encoding putative minor fimbrial subunit StfF produces the protein MKLFRYLLSVCMMLSLFSQSQAATLGIQLKGRLLVTPPECILNNNQQETIHFGDILLPRIDGVQYKRTVPMRLSCTNLAKNAIKLTLVGDGTSFNSNGALKTSNPKLGLSFYVNNAKQVINQPFNVLYTALPTLEVAPVKNSNANFTNTDGGFFTALATLKIEYQ, from the coding sequence ATGAAATTATTCCGTTATCTTCTCTCGGTCTGCATGATGCTTAGCCTGTTTAGCCAAAGCCAAGCAGCAACACTTGGTATCCAGCTAAAAGGTCGATTATTGGTGACACCGCCCGAGTGCATTTTGAATAACAACCAACAAGAAACTATACATTTTGGCGATATATTGCTTCCGCGTATTGATGGAGTTCAATACAAGCGTACTGTACCGATGAGACTCAGCTGCACAAATCTAGCGAAAAACGCTATAAAGCTCACGCTTGTCGGCGATGGAACATCATTTAATAGCAATGGCGCATTAAAAACGAGTAACCCAAAACTCGGGCTTTCCTTTTATGTGAACAATGCTAAGCAAGTTATTAACCAGCCTTTCAATGTGTTATATACAGCGCTACCAACCTTGGAGGTTGCTCCAGTAAAAAACAGTAATGCCAATTTTACCAATACCGATGGCGGATTTTTTACAGCGCTGGCAACACTGAAAATTGAGTATCAGTGA
- the papK_2 gene encoding Fimbrial adapter papK precursor, with protein MNIKRNMSFAFGLWFLGATAAFSANVEFDGTLIEDACDVYPGDESIELDFGTIVDKYLYLNTQTNSQPFTIRLINCDLALGHEVKVTFMGAESLALPGLLALDAGSQATGVAVGIESISGTAIKINSGSYTQGLYTGNNNDLRFQAYVKAEPVALQNKSIVLGSWAASATFKLDYE; from the coding sequence ATGAATATTAAACGTAATATGAGCTTTGCCTTTGGCTTATGGTTTTTGGGTGCCACTGCCGCTTTTTCTGCAAATGTGGAATTTGATGGCACGCTAATTGAAGATGCTTGTGACGTTTATCCTGGCGACGAATCGATTGAATTAGATTTCGGAACGATCGTGGATAAATACCTGTATCTGAATACTCAAACAAATAGCCAACCTTTTACCATTCGCTTAATCAATTGCGATTTAGCGTTAGGCCATGAAGTGAAAGTCACATTTATGGGCGCAGAAAGTTTGGCTTTACCTGGTTTATTAGCGTTAGATGCTGGAAGCCAAGCAACAGGTGTGGCGGTTGGTATTGAAAGTATTTCCGGTACAGCAATCAAAATTAATAGTGGCAGTTATACCCAAGGGTTGTATACCGGAAATAATAATGACCTACGATTTCAAGCGTATGTGAAAGCTGAGCCAGTTGCATTGCAAAATAAATCAATTGTGCTCGGTTCATGGGCTGCGAGTGCCACGTTCAAATTAGATTATGAGTAA
- a CDS encoding putative minor fimbrial subunit StfF codes for MVMSISSAQANWAFDGTLIIPPVCQLSHDEPIKVSFGKVGVRKINGTAFKQSIPFQLDCVGDMTQPWDISLIFGGTPAGSGFDNATLRTVTPLNNGKLGIQIQKNGQPQPLNEPFLINAASLPSLSAVPVMRSGSELVGDNFTASGTLTIIFE; via the coding sequence ATGGTGATGTCCATATCTTCAGCGCAAGCAAATTGGGCATTTGATGGCACGTTAATTATTCCTCCTGTTTGCCAATTAAGCCATGACGAGCCGATAAAAGTTTCATTCGGTAAAGTCGGTGTACGAAAAATCAATGGTACCGCCTTCAAGCAATCTATTCCTTTTCAATTAGATTGTGTTGGCGATATGACACAACCGTGGGATATCAGCTTGATATTCGGAGGAACACCTGCGGGAAGTGGATTTGATAATGCGACATTAAGAACGGTGACACCGTTGAACAATGGCAAATTAGGCATTCAAATTCAGAAAAATGGCCAACCTCAACCATTGAATGAACCCTTTTTGATTAATGCGGCTTCACTACCATCCCTTTCAGCGGTTCCTGTCATGCGATCAGGAAGCGAACTCGTAGGGGATAATTTTACTGCATCAGGCACATTAACCATTATTTTTGAATAG
- the papD_10 gene encoding Chaperone protein papD precursor: protein MMNNMMKNKLMNKKNAHRAVFALAGVVLTSTTLSSAQAAVALDRTRAIITGDEKSISLNISNENKQLPYLAQGWVENEKGEKISDPFTVLPPVQRVEPGAKSQIKIQALPSAAALPQDRESVYYFNLREIPPKSDKPNTLQLALQTRIKLFYRPKAIIPTREQMDNPWQEKVTLTRQGNQYTINNPTAYYVSFVDAVPNKNGQTVAGFEPVMVAPKSSKALNVSADALGNKPVLTYINDYGGRPTLSFTCQGNSCHVVPEKK, encoded by the coding sequence ATGATGAATAACATGATGAAAAACAAATTGATGAACAAAAAAAATGCCCATAGAGCAGTATTCGCATTGGCTGGCGTTGTGTTGACTTCAACAACGCTATCTTCTGCTCAAGCGGCAGTTGCATTAGATAGAACTCGAGCGATTATTACGGGAGACGAAAAATCGATCAGTTTAAATATCAGCAATGAAAACAAACAATTACCTTATCTCGCTCAAGGTTGGGTGGAAAATGAGAAAGGTGAAAAAATAAGCGATCCATTTACGGTATTGCCACCGGTGCAACGTGTTGAGCCAGGGGCAAAAAGCCAAATCAAAATCCAAGCACTGCCAAGTGCAGCGGCACTGCCGCAAGACAGAGAATCCGTGTATTACTTTAATTTGCGTGAGATCCCACCAAAAAGTGATAAGCCCAATACACTGCAACTGGCGTTACAGACACGTATCAAATTGTTTTATCGACCGAAAGCAATCATTCCGACACGTGAGCAAATGGATAACCCATGGCAGGAAAAAGTGACTCTTACTCGCCAAGGTAACCAGTATACGATTAATAACCCAACTGCCTATTACGTTTCTTTTGTCGATGCTGTTCCCAACAAAAATGGACAAACGGTCGCAGGGTTTGAGCCCGTAATGGTTGCACCAAAAAGCAGCAAAGCACTGAACGTCAGTGCAGACGCATTAGGTAATAAACCTGTGCTGACCTATATCAATGATTACGGTGGTCGTCCAACACTGTCGTTTACATGTCAGGGAAATAGCTGCCATGTGGTACCTGAAAAAAAATAG
- a CDS encoding putative minor fimbrial subunit StfE, with protein MRGTYFLTICFKALVLAGVILFGALISLSFSYNAIAANLSTNIQIRVTVYGEPECTLGGATTTSVDFGDIHQAKIDGAYGRSPINYNLICNGLYKNTLKMTLKWTDRQINGESSVTTNLPNLGIAIYRDGTRLSNGATLNFNYGSSPALYAVPVKPTGVNLTSGGDFTGNLTMVLDYQ; from the coding sequence ATGAGAGGAACTTATTTTCTTACGATATGCTTTAAAGCGCTTGTCCTCGCTGGGGTAATTCTCTTTGGTGCTCTGATTTCACTCAGTTTTTCTTACAATGCTATCGCTGCAAACCTAAGCACTAATATCCAAATCCGCGTGACAGTATACGGTGAGCCGGAATGTACCCTTGGCGGTGCAACAACGACTTCGGTAGATTTTGGCGATATACATCAGGCAAAGATTGATGGTGCTTATGGGCGCTCACCTATTAATTACAATTTGATATGTAATGGCTTATATAAGAATACATTAAAGATGACGCTGAAATGGACTGATAGGCAAATTAATGGTGAGTCATCCGTGACAACCAATCTCCCGAATTTAGGTATTGCCATTTATCGTGATGGAACCCGGCTCAGTAATGGTGCGACACTCAATTTTAATTATGGGAGTTCGCCTGCTTTATATGCCGTCCCCGTTAAACCTACAGGGGTAAACTTAACATCGGGTGGGGATTTTACGGGCAATCTTACGATGGTATTGGATTACCAATAG